Proteins encoded together in one Camelina sativa cultivar DH55 chromosome 9, Cs, whole genome shotgun sequence window:
- the LOC104713931 gene encoding F-box/kelch-repeat protein At1g64840-like produces the protein MAPRKKTPNMIWVVKKSQQPENIAKPATQETNKSLLDCSPLLEELPQSSNSVAEKPATKEQTLSKLDWSRLPEELLHIISENLEDCFDVIHARSVCQPWRSIFPFPSCLLGTSYSLPSFSKFPRKSKGFCTLEKFPMFLFRVLAPAVGLPSEFFVGGINRDKSVKALPSPFQCSVKVNIPDSESTLLNVLDCQILPLGFQYRMIGWDPQSLATSFRGVASLPLGEGEFVVLIGYSHNMLVLRSADMRWMRLEKTSRADCKDIVTFRGKFYAVFINGDVFVIDPYTLEATLLMPSERLNSQNYLVPSGDDELFLVEMIIVRGSVIDFSKLACRVSRLDEEAGEWVVVNDLGGRVLLIGQPGNSSCSAKELPDGCGVSENSMLFTNEPFGSTYSYKYGVDTGNAEDDLNFWRFSREKRVKIFRTSPMVAHLCVEHKNL, from the exons ATGGCACCGAGAAAAAAGACACCAAACATGATTTGG GTTGTTAAGAAATCGCAACAACCAGAAAACATAGCAAAACCTGCAACACAGGAAACGAACAAATCGCTGCTAGACTGCTCTCCTCTCCTTGAAGAGCTACCGCAAAGTTCCAATAGT GTTGCAGAAAAACCTGCAACTAAAGAGCAAACATTGTCCAAGTTAGACTGGTCTCGTCTCCCTGAAGAGCTACTGCACATTATCTCTGAGAATCTTGAGGACTGTTTCGATGTTATACATGCTCGGTCTGTTTGCCAACCGTGGCGATCCATCTTCCCATTTCCTTCTTGCCTATTAGGCACAAGTTATTCACTTCCCTCCTTCTCAAAGTTCCCTCGCAAAAGCAAAGGCTTCTGCACTCTCGAGAAGTTCCCTATGTTCCTTTTTAGAGTTCTTGCTCCTGCTGTTGGGTTGCCTTCTGAGTTTTTTGTGGGAGGAATAAACCGAGATAAGTCAGTGAAGGCGCTTCCATCTCCCTTTCAATGTTCAGTGAAAGTGAACATACCAGATTCTGAGTCTACCCTGTTGAACGTTCTTGACTGTCAGATTCTCCCTCTGGGGTTTCAGTACAGAATGATTGGTTGGGATCCTCAATCATTGGCAACAAGTTTCCGAGGCGTGGCTTCTCTTCCGTTAGGAGAGGGTGAGTTCGTTGTGCTTATTGGCTACTCTCATAATATGTTGGTGTTAAGGAGTGCTGATATGAGGTGGATGCGGCTTGAGAAAACCTCAAGAGCTGACTGCAAAGATATAGTCACTTTTAGAGGCAAGTTTTATGCAGTCTTTATTAATGGAGATGTTTTCGTGATTGATCCTTATACGCTGGAAGCAACTCTACTAATGCCCTCGGAGCGTCTGAACTCACAAAACTATCTTGTACCATCTGGCGACGATGAACTTTTCTTGGTTGAGATGATTATTGTTCGTGGTAGTGTAATAGACTTTAGCAAGTTAGCATGTCGAGTGAGTAGACTAGATGAGGAGGCTGGTGAATGGGTCGTGGTTAATGATTTGGGAGGCCGTGTGTTGTTAATTGGGCAACCGGGAAATAGCTCCTGCTCAGCTAAGGAGCTTCCTGATGGTTGTGGTGTAAGTGAGAACTCAATGTTGTTCACCAATGAACCATTCGGTTCAACTTACTCCTATAAATATGGAGTAGATACAGGAAACGCTGAAGACGATCTCAATTTTTGGAGATTCTCAAGAGAGAAACGTGTGAAGATCTTCAGAACATCTCCGATGGTGGCTCACCTTTGTGTTGAGCACAAAAATCTGTAA